One genomic region from Anopheles bellator chromosome 2, idAnoBellAS_SP24_06.2, whole genome shotgun sequence encodes:
- the LOC131212283 gene encoding elongation factor 1-gamma: protein MAGTLYTYPENFRAYKVLIAARYSGVAVKVAADYVHGETNRSEAFLKKFPLGKVPAFETKDGKYLTESNAIAFYVANEQLRGTTDVHRAEVVSFLSSADNELLPAVQSWVFPVLGIMPFNKNNVEHAKEDLRRQLTALNSRLTKQTFLVGERVTLADIVVMATLLPAYEYVLDPSFRAPFGAVNRWFLTVLNQPQVKQVVESVTLCAKVAQVDPKKYAEFQARTGGGSGGARAEKTDKPEKKKEKKPAAAAEVAEQPDAADELLAAEPKQNDPFETLPKGTFNFDDFKRFYSNEEEAKSIPYFWTKFDPANYSIWYGEYKYPEELTKVFMSCNLITGMFQRLDKMRKQSFASVCLFGEDNNSTISGVWVWRGQDLAFKLSPDWQVDYEVYDWKKLDPASEETKKLVSQYFSWSGTDKSGRKFNQGKIFK from the coding sequence ATGGCAGGAACGCTCTACACATATCCGGAGAACTTCCGGGCATACAAAGTGCTGATCGCCGCCCGGTATTCTGGCGTTGCGGTTAAGGTCGCGGCTGACTACGTACACGGCGAGACGAACCGCAGCGAGGCGTTCCTAAAGAAGTTTCCGCTAGGCAAGGTGCCCGCTTTCGAGACGAAGGATGGCAAATATCTCACCGAAAGCAACGCGATCGCATTCTACGTTGCCAACGAGCAGCTGCGTGGCACGACCGATGTTCACCGCGCCGAGGTGGTTTCGTTTCTAAGCAGCGCCGACAATGAGCTGTTGCCGGCCGTCCAGTCGTGGGTGTTCCCGGTGCTCGGCATCATGCCATTCAACAAGAACAACGTCGAGCACGCGAAAGAAGATCTGCGCCGCCAGCTGACGGCGCTAAACTCGCGGCTGACCAAGCAAACGTTCCTCGTGGGCGAGCGCGTAACGCTGGCAGATATCGTCGTGATGGCAACGCTGTTACCAGCGTACGAGTATGTGCTGGATCCGTCTTTCCGCGCACCCTTCGGAGCAGTCAATCGCTGGTTCTTGACGGTACTGAACCAGCCTCAGGTCAAGCAAGTGGTCGAAAGCGTCACACTCTGTGCAAAGGTGGCCCAGGTGGATCCGAAGAAGTACGCCGAGTTCCAGGCTCGTACCGGCGGAGGCAGCGGCGGGGCTCGTGCGGAGAAGACGGATAAGCcggaaaagaagaaggagaagaaaccggctgctgcggcggagGTAGCAGAGCAACCGGACGCAGCTGATGAGCTGCTCgcggccgaaccgaagcaGAATGATCCGTTCGAGACACTGCCGAAGGGTACCTTCAACTTTGACGATTTCAAGCGTTTCTACTCGAACGAGGAGGAAGCAAAATCGATTCCGTACTTCTGGACAAAGTTTGATCCGGCCAACTACTCGATCTGGTACGGAGAGTACAAGTACCCGGAGGAGCTGACCAAGGTGTTTATGAGTTGCAATCTGATCACAGGCATGTTCCAGCGGCTTGACAAGATGCGCAAGCAGAGTTTCGCTTCCGTGTGTCTGTTCGGTGAGGACAACAATAGTACGATCTCGGGCGTGTGGGTTTGGCGCGGCCAGGATCTTGCCTTCAAGCTCTCGCCCGACTGGCAGGTTGATTACGAAGTGTACGACTGGAAGAAACTCGATCCCGCGTCGgaggaaacgaagaaactgGTGAGCCAGTATTTCTCTTGGAGCGGCACCGACAAGAGCGGGCGCAAGTTCAACCAGGGCAAAATCTTTAAATAG
- the LOC131210611 gene encoding uncharacterized protein LOC131210611, whose translation MVKQKRKAQPATAGRPAVAANESDGSDYEVEWQLKPTPAKLTKAEAFPLPAKVERNLKKSARGGQPDSSSEESDDDDVPGGGKQLPTLTTAQIGAILETTKNNKRFVLLVKNLSYTTSKEEIEAHFGEAGNVKGVRIPKRRGPRIAFVQMVDSVGFQKAFLLDGSTLDGREINVNLSESGNKKSQARLSLLQKKNEEIRKLRKKNRHNVKATKISLKPDLNSSQPKPPPPKDRFLDKPRTKWLTKKEVKGLKRDTSLKAKFKNISRKGIKA comes from the exons atggtaaaacaaaaacgtaaAGCCCAACCGGCAACTGCTGGCCGACCCGCAGTCGCTGCGAATGAGTCAGATGGCTCGGATTATGAAGTCGAGTGGCAACTGAAGCCCACGCCAGCGAAACTTACCAAAGCCGAAGCATTCCCGCTGCCTGCAAAAGTTGAAAGAAATCTGAAAAAAAGCGCTCGCGGTGGACAACCCGATTCGTCCTCGGAGGagagtgacgacgacgatgttccGGGTGGCGGCAAACAGTTACCTACCTTGACCACCGCACAAATCGGTGCCATTCTCGAGacaacgaaaaacaacaaacggttcgtgctgctggtgaagaaCCTAAGCTACACTACATCGAAAGAGGAAATTGAGGCCCACTTTGGCGAGGCCGGCAACGTGAAGGGTGTGCGTATACCGAAGCGCCGAGGGCCACGAATTGCCTTCGTACAGATGGTAGATTCGGTTGGTTTTCAG AAAGCCTTCCTCCTTGATGGGTCCACCTTGGATGGTAGAGAGATTAATGTGAACCTCTCCGAGAGCGGCAATAAAAAGTCACAAGCTCGCCTCTCGCTGCTccagaagaaaaacgaagaaattcGGAAGCTGCGCAAAAAGAACAGGCATAACGTCAAGGCTACAAAGATCTCACTCAAACCGGATCTAAACAGCTCGCAGCCGAAACCTCCGCCACCAAAAGATAGATTTCTGGACAAACCTCGGACGAAGTGGCTAACGAAGAAGGAAGTGAAAGGGCTAAAACGAGATACGTCGTTAAAggcgaaatttaaaaatatctcGCGCAAAGGTATCAAAGCATAA
- the LOC131209643 gene encoding ribosome biogenesis protein NOP53: MTKKHVSRKLKSSWRKHIDTTEIDEFLEQQRQDERIGAVEEQPDSSLFTEEKKTSKPKATRRELRHNKFAEEPKSFLALKNVSRVRDPIVKRNIKKQTLAPLRNTSSTSVSIRVPRKKTILPKSICEANQEDLWTGEDVVPKELQSEWIGKEQVLHTLQHVGKPMVKQPGKIVTGKETLPASSLPREGTSYNPAIDDYLELKDEAVAEQRKIRKREAHFDRVITNMFVKELPEVRRQRQLQEMSEGLIKAEKDESEVEDCDSATVPVGKRKKPKAKKSRSKRQLQYQKLREQKLVKAELKKLKDINRAAEINAELEKAEAKKALKKMSAEGPKVDIIPIDFIEPQQLTGSLRTVQPTNNLMATGLPKLRKVSIFKKSRAEVQRNIRAPRKKVKYVRSSHKNVE; the protein is encoded by the coding sequence ATGACGAAGAAACATGTCTCACGGAAGCTGAAGTCATCGTGGCGCAAGCATATCGACACGACGGAGATCGATGAGTTTCTCGAGCAGCAACGACAGGACGAGCGAATCGGAGCAGTGGAGGAGCAGCCGGACAGTTCCCTGTTCAccgaggaaaagaaaacgagcAAACCGAAGGCGACGCGTCGCGAATTGCGCCACAACAAGTTTGCCGAAGAACCTAAATCGTTCCTGGCGCTCAAAAACGTCTCGAGGGTACGCGATCCGATCGTGAAACGCAACATCAAGAAGCAAACGTTGGCACCGCTTCGGAACACCAGTAGCACCAGCGTTAGCATCCGCGTGCCGCGTAAGAAAACGATACTACCGAAATCTATTTGCGAGGCCAACCAGGAAGACCTGTGGACAGGTGAGGATGTGGTGCCGAAGGAACTGCAGAGCGAGTGGATCGGCAAGGAGCAAGTGCTTCACACGCTTCAACACGTGGGAAAGCCGATGGTGAAGCAACCGGGAAAGATAGTTACCGGGAAGGAGACGTTGCCGGCCTCAAGTCTGCCTAGGGAGGGAACAAGCTACAATCCCGCAATCGACGACTATCTGGAGCTAAAGGATGAAGCGGTAGCTGAGCAGCGAAAGATCAGGAAGCGAGAAGCACATTTCGACCGAGTCATCACCAATATGTTCGTTAAAGAGCTACCGGAAgtgcggcggcagcggcaactACAGGAAATGTCCGAGGGGCTTATCAAAGCGGAAAAAGACGAGTCAGAAGTCGAGGACTGCGACTCGGCGACGGTACCGGTTGGGAAGCGTAAGAAACCTAAGGCGAAGAAGTCGAGAAGTAAGCGCCAGTTGCAGTATCAAAAGTTACGCGAACAAAAACTGGTAAAAGCCGAATTGAAGAAGCTGAAGGACATTAACCGTGCGGCAGAGATCAACGCTGAATTGGAGAAAGCTGAAGCGAAGAAggcattgaaaaaaatgtccGCCGAAGGTCCGAAAGTGGACATTATTCCAATTGATTTTATCGAACCCCAGCAACTAACGGGTAGCCTGCGGACCGTGCAACCGACGAACAATCTAATGGCAACCGGACTTCCTAAGCTTCGAAAAGTAAGCATCTTTAAGAAGAGCCGCGCCGAGGTGCAGCGCAACATCAGAGCGCCACGGAAGAAGGTGAAATATGTGCGCAGCTCGCACAAGAATGTAGAGTGA